The window CGGCGCCGGAGCGGGCGTACGGCGGGCGGGGACGGGTCCGAGGGGCCCGCCGCCAGGGTCGTTCCGGCATTGGTGGTCATGCCCGGAATTTACCCAAACGGTACGCCTTGCGGGTCTTGTCGCTCAGGCGCACGTGCGTGGCGTTTTGAAGGCGTCGATGTACCGGGCCGAACCCCAGGCCCAGGTGCCGTCGACGAGCAGGTACCACTGCCTGTCGCCGTCGACGGTCTGCCCGTCGGCCCGGCAGTAGATGCTGACGATCTCCCCGTAGGGCGCGACCCGGACGACCGCGCCGCCGCGGGTCGGCGCG is drawn from Streptomyces bottropensis ATCC 25435 and contains these coding sequences:
- a CDS encoding SH3 domain-containing protein; its protein translation is MSLRILLMRFGIAAAGGALVAFAATTPAVGAGQEDPRKSKQTVKGEVVTRTGLILRSAPTRGGAVVRVAPYGEIVSIYCRADGQTVDGDRQWYLLVDGTWAWGSARYIDAFKTPRTCA